The Amycolatopsis nigrescens CSC17Ta-90 genomic interval TTCAGGTCGATCTTGCCGTACAGGTTGAAGTAGTCGCCCTGCACTCCTTCGATGGCGGCGTCGTTGAACGGGAAGGTGAACAGCACTTCCAGCGCCTTCGGCAGGTTCGCGCCGGCCTCACCGAGCTTCTGCAGGGTGGGCAGCAGCGCCTTGAGGTCGGCCACCAGATCGGCCTTGCTCTTGTTCACCGTGTCCGTGGCGACTCCGGAAAGCTCCTGCAGCGCCTGGAGCATCCGCACCAGCTGGCCGCGCTGCTGCTCCAGCACGCCGAGACCGGGACCGAGGTTGTCGATCGCGTTCCCGATCTGCGCGGTCTGCCCGTTCAGCGTGGAGGTGAGCCGGTTCAGCCCGTCCAGCGCGCGGGTGATGTCGCTCGACTGCGCGTCCAGCGTGCTGACCAGTTTGTCCGCGTTGTTCAGCAGGTTCTTCAGCTCGGGCTCGTTGCCGGCGGTGGCGTTGTTCAGCTCCTTGGTGATGGTGTTCAGCTGCTCCACCCCGCCGCCGTTGAGCAGCATGGACAGCGCCCCGAGCACCTCTTCCACCTCGACGCTGCGGTTGGTCCGCGCGAGCGGGATGACCGCGCCGTTGCCGAGCTTGCCCTGCGCCTGGTCCGGGCCAGGCGTGGCCAGCTGGACGTACTTCTCGCCGAGCAGGCTGGACTGCTTGACGTTGGCCAGCGCGTTGGCCGGCAGCTGGACGTCGCCGTTGACCCGGATCGTCACCTCCGCGTTCCAGCCGTCCGGGGTCAGCCCGATCTCCTCGACCCGGCCGATCGGCACCTCGTTCACCTTGACCCCGGACTGCGGCACCAGGTCGAGCACGTCCCGGAACTGCACCTTGATCGTGTACGGGTGGTCACCGAGCTCGGCGCCGCCGGGCAGCGGGATGTCGTAGATCCCGCTGAAGGAACTGCACCCGCCCAGCAGCACCGCACCGGCGGCGGCCAGCGCGGTCAGTTTCGCCGTGCGCCTCATTTCGGTGCTCCCAACGCCGAGGGCGAACCGTAGAGGTCACCGACGATGGGCAGCGGCAGGGAGGGCAGCTTGCCGGTGTTGAACCCGTTGAGGATCTGCGCGATGGACGGGATCGGAACCAGTCCGTCCACCACCGGCGCCACCGTGGAGCAGATGTCGCCGAGTGCCTTGAGCGCCTCCGGCGCCTGCTTGAGCAGTCCGCAGACCATCGCCGCCGGCGGCTGGGTGAGCTCGTTCAGGATCGGCCTGGCGTCCAGCGTGCCGGACGAGGCGTTGTAGGTGTTCATCAGGTTGCCCAGTGCCAGCGGCGCCAGGTCCAGGGTCTCGGCGAGCGCGCCGCGCTGGTCCACCAGCACCTTGGTGACGCTGGCCAGTTTGTCCACATTGGACTTCACCCGGTCCCGGTTGCGTTCGATGAAGCCCTGCACCGAGGTCAGCGTGGTGCCCAGCTGCTGCACCGTGGCCGACAGGTTGCCGCGCTCGCCGGCAAGGAAGTCGGAGACGTCGGCCAACTGGCGCTCGAACTGGCGCACCTGGCCGTCGCTGTTGGCCAGCGTGGTGGTGAAGTCGCCGAGGTTCTGGATGGTGGCGAACAGGTCGTCCTTGTTCCCGGACAACGTGCTCGCCGCCTGGCCGAGCCTGGTGATGGTGTCGTGCAGGGCCTGGCCGTTGCCGTCGAAGTTCTTCGCGGTGGTGTTGAGCAGGTCCGACAGCGAGCCGTTCTTGTTCGCCCCGTTTGGTCCGAGTGCCTCGCTGACCGTGGACAGGCTCTTGTACAGGTCGTCGGTCTCCAGCGGGACCGCGGTGCGCTCGATCGGGATGGTCGCGCCGTCGGCGATCTTCGGCCCGCCCTTGTAGGCCGGCGCGAGCTGCACGTACCGGTCGCTGACCAGTGAAGGGGCCACGATGATCGCCTGCGCGTCGGCGGGCACGTCCACCGCGCGGTCGTACTCCAGTTCCACCTTCACCCGGTCGCCGAGCGGCTGGACCTTGGTGACGGTGCCCATCTCCACGCCGAGCATCCTGGCGCTGTTGCCCTCGTAGAGGCCGACCGTGCCGGTGAAGTAGGCGGTCAGGTGCTTGCGGCCGGGGTCCTTGAGCACCCACCACAGCCCGCCGGCCACCAGCAGGCCGAGCACGCACGCGATGGCCACGCCGCGGGCGAGGTTCTGGCCGAGCCGGGTGTCACTCATTTCTGGTAACACCCCTCTTCGTTGAGCGGGCCCACCGAAGGCAGCAGCAGGCCGCAGATGTAGTTGTCGAACCAGCGGCCGTTGCCGATGGTGTTGTTGAACACCCGGACGAACGGGGCGAACTTCTTGATGCCCTCGCCCAGTGCGTCCTGGTTGCGCTGCAGCATGCCGGTCAGCTGGTCGAGCTGCGCCAGCACCGGATCCAGCTGCTTGTCGTTGTCGTCCACCAGTCCCTGCAGCTCGGTGGACAGCGTCCTGGCACCGTCCAGCAGGGCGGTGATCGCCTCCTTGCGCGCGGTCACCTCGGCCAGCAGCTTGTTGCCGTCCTGCAGCAGCTTGGTCACCTCCGCGTCGCGGTCCACCAGGGTCTGGCTGACCTGCTTGGTGTTCGCCAGCAGGCTGGACAGCTGGGTGTCGCGCTTGGAGATGGTGTCCGAAAGCTTCGACAGCCCGGACAGCGCGCCGCGCAGGTCCTCCGGGGTGTTGGCGAAGGTCTCGGAAAGCGTGTCGAAGCTCTTCGCCAGCTGGGTGGTGTCGATCTCGTCCACCGTGTTCGACAGGCCCTGGAATGCCTCGATCACGTCGTAGGGCGCGGTGGTCCGCTCCCGCGGGATACCGGTGTCCGGGCTCAGCGTGGCCTGCCCCATCGGATCCAGCGAAAGGTACTTCTGGCCGAGCAGGGTCTTGATCTTGATCGCCGCGCTGGTCTTGTCGCCGAGCCAGGCGTCCTTGACCTTGAACGAAACCCGGACCTTGTCCCCGGCCAGCTCCAC includes:
- a CDS encoding MCE family protein — translated: MKSFQQRNPVPIALVGLVAIVLGIVAALNSENLPVIGAGTTYTADFSEAAGLKDDDEVRVAGIKVGKVTDVELAGDKVRVSFKVKDAWLGDKTSAAIKIKTLLGQKYLSLDPMGQATLSPDTGIPRERTTAPYDVIEAFQGLSNTVDEIDTTQLAKSFDTLSETFANTPEDLRGALSGLSKLSDTISKRDTQLSSLLANTKQVSQTLVDRDAEVTKLLQDGNKLLAEVTARKEAITALLDGARTLSTELQGLVDDNDKQLDPVLAQLDQLTGMLQRNQDALGEGIKKFAPFVRVFNNTIGNGRWFDNYICGLLLPSVGPLNEEGCYQK
- a CDS encoding MCE family protein, which encodes MSDTRLGQNLARGVAIACVLGLLVAGGLWWVLKDPGRKHLTAYFTGTVGLYEGNSARMLGVEMGTVTKVQPLGDRVKVELEYDRAVDVPADAQAIIVAPSLVSDRYVQLAPAYKGGPKIADGATIPIERTAVPLETDDLYKSLSTVSEALGPNGANKNGSLSDLLNTTAKNFDGNGQALHDTITRLGQAASTLSGNKDDLFATIQNLGDFTTTLANSDGQVRQFERQLADVSDFLAGERGNLSATVQQLGTTLTSVQGFIERNRDRVKSNVDKLASVTKVLVDQRGALAETLDLAPLALGNLMNTYNASSGTLDARPILNELTQPPAAMVCGLLKQAPEALKALGDICSTVAPVVDGLVPIPSIAQILNGFNTGKLPSLPLPIVGDLYGSPSALGAPK
- a CDS encoding MCE family protein, coding for MRRTAKLTALAAAGAVLLGGCSSFSGIYDIPLPGGAELGDHPYTIKVQFRDVLDLVPQSGVKVNEVPIGRVEEIGLTPDGWNAEVTIRVNGDVQLPANALANVKQSSLLGEKYVQLATPGPDQAQGKLGNGAVIPLARTNRSVEVEEVLGALSMLLNGGGVEQLNTITKELNNATAGNEPELKNLLNNADKLVSTLDAQSSDITRALDGLNRLTSTLNGQTAQIGNAIDNLGPGLGVLEQQRGQLVRMLQALQELSGVATDTVNKSKADLVADLKALLPTLQKLGEAGANLPKALEVLFTFPFNDAAIEGVQGDYFNLYGKIDLNLGEILANLGRSRQNPLDGLGLPQGLTGGVQGVQPNQPPPLPLPQSPQAGTQQTSSAQGGQGGGRPPRQAGAAGIFDVLAGGAG